The Chroogloeocystis siderophila 5.2 s.c.1 DNA segment CAAAGATCAGCATATCTGCAAAGCCTATTCCGGCTAATGCTACTAGTAGGCGAGTTTTTTCTTTGAGGAGTTGTCGCCATGCTAAGGGTGTGCGACGCAGCCATTTGGGAAGCATAGTGATACCATTTAGGTAATGGGTGATCCTTAGTAAGTTTTTTTTCAGTTACCAATTACCTCTTGTGGTTCTCTTTTAAGTGTCCAATATTGCAGATTTGTTTCAGGGAAAGTACCAGATCGCAGTACTCTAAAACCCTGTCTTTGGTAGAAACGTACGCCTCTTTCTGTGGAGGTTTCTAAGTAGCAAAGGAGTTGTTCTTGATCTGCTTGTTTGAGAATTGGCTGTAGGAGTAAACTACCGACTCCTTGACTTTGATACGCTGGCGAAACTCCTAGCAAGCCTAGATACCAGTGTTTTTCTGGCAGATCTTGTTGATGGTATTCTTCAATCTTGGAGTAGAGGGCGATTAACTGTCTGAATCTATCGAAACGCAGTTTGGGAGGAATTCTATACAATCCATATAGTAGGAATCGTAAATTGTTGAATGGGTATTTGCCTGGTGGTAGCCATACTGCAATTCCTTTTATGTCATCTTGCGTTGTGTAGATGTGGTTGTAACGCTGGCTGTAACGCACGATTGTCTTCGCAACCCAGTTGATCAGATCGAGTCTTGCGGGTTCGTCTTCTAGTGCAAAATAACTGAACATCGGATCGTTGTTAAATGCTTGTGCTAAAACTTCGCTTGCTGCATCAATTTGTGATCGCTTTAACTTCACTACTTGTATACTCATTATCTTCTCCTGATATCGCACATTCGTTATAAATAAGATCAAAGATCAATTGCTGTTTGTACTTGTAAATTTGTTAACCCAGCAACTTGTTGACTATCTGTAGGATTGAGGCGAATTTTGACTTCAACAACGCGACGATCGAGGTTTTCTCCTGGTTGATTGCTGAAAACATTTTGGCGATCAACTTGTAAACCTACATGCGATACAACTCCTTGAAGTTTGCCATTAATTGCTTCGCTGGTAACTGTTGCAGTTTGCCCTAGCTTGACTTTATTGATGTCGGTTTGATATACTTCTGCCACCACTAACATCGTATTTGTTTGGGCTAAATCAGCAATACCAGAATCACTCATTTTCTCTCCAACTCGCGAGTGAATTTTGAGAATTTGTCCTGATATTGGTGCTTTAATATAAGCTTGTGCTAAATCAGTGCGGGCGCGATTAACTGATGTAAGAGCTTCTTCAACTTCACTCTGCGCAGCTTGTAGATCGACTGGGCGGACTTCCGCAATTTGATTTAAGGTGGCGCGGGCTTCTTTGAGTTGCGCTTGGAGAGATTCTATTGTTTTACTTTGAGTTTGTTGCGCCTCGTCAAGTTGCGCTTGGGCGGTTTCAGCAGTTAACCGTTTGTTATCTAAGCTGGATGCTGCTATTGCGCCTTGTTGATACAACTGTTGAAAGCGATTATACTCGGCATTGGCGTTACGAACTTCTGATTGCCAACGAGCGATCGCGGCATTTTGGGCAGCAATTTCACCTGCGAGTTCAGCTTCTAGTCGCGTAATTGTTGCTTGCTGGGCTTGAATTTCTCCGCGCTTTGCACCTGCTCTAACTTGGGCAACTCGTGCTTGAGTTACTTTAACTTGTTGTAGGGCTTGTTGCAAGGCATCTTGCAAGCGATCTCTAGAATCTAAGATTGCCACAACTTGTCCCGCTTGCACAGAATCGCCTTCTTGCACGAGAATTTGGGAGATGCGATCACCATCTAACGCTAATGGTGCTGATAAGCGAATCACTTCACCTTCAGGTTCAATTCTTCCTAGCGCAGTGACTTTCTTGACGACAGGAACTGTTACATTAGGTTGAGGTCTTCTTCTTTGTCCAAACTGAGAAATTCCATAATATGCAATACCTCCAGTAATCAGAGTTGCGACAACAATTAACCCGATTAACTTGCGATTTGCTCCTTTAGAGAATAGCCCAAGCGTCATGGATTTCTTCCTTTTTTTGTTGGGTAATAGGTAATAGGTGATGGTTAATGGGTAATTTTTAATAAGTATTTCCAATTACCAATTACCAATTACCAGCCTTTAAGTTACATTCACATCACTCAATGCTGATCCTTGTAAATAAAGCGTCAGCATCTTATTCAACAGTTGTGCTTGCTCAGCATACTCAACAACATTGCCTTCAAATAAACGTACAACCATAATTCCTGTTGCTAAACACATTGCAAAATTAACCACAGCCGGATCGTCAGTCTCCAAAGCTTTGGTAACAAAATCTCGATTCAACTCATAGTTGTGCTTGAGGGTTTCATTTGCCAAAATCTCCTCGCGATCTTGTTGTTGATAAAAGTCTCCTGTAATCAGAAATTGTTTAAAAAAATAATCTTCATTTTGGGCAATATAATCAAAAATTGCTGTAATTCGTTCCTCTAAAGTATCAGTACTATTCAGCACAGCATTCATACTTGCGGTATCTCGCTCATTTAATTCGTCATATAGCTGCCAAAATAAAGCTTGCTTACTTGGAAAGTAGTGATACAGTGTTCCTGTAGATACACCTAATTCTTTAGCAATTTGGCGCATTGTTACAGCACCGTAGCCCTTAGCCGCAAATAAATCAAAGCATTTTGTCAGTAACTCTTTGCGGTATTGGTCATGGTCAACAATCTTAGGCATATAGTAGGGGTCAGAGGTCAGGGATCGGGGTTAAAAAACAGTGGTAAGGTAGTACCTTTGCTGTAGATATCTAACGAATAAATCCCAATATTGAAGTCAGGGTGACTGTAGCGCTAACAGGCAAAATTTAACTACTACGCATCTTATATCGAACGTTTGTTATAAGTCAAGCAGAAAAATGGGTATTCTTTCCCAATTACCCGTTACCGATTACCAATATCACAAAGCTTCTACAGCGCATCAAGTAACGCTAAAACAACTCGTGCTTGATTTTCAGCAGCAACAGCAAAGAAAGTATTGAGTTGGGCTGCGGCTGATTCACCACCACCTGCTAAATCTGAAACACTGCGTACAGCAATAAACGGTACGTTATTAGAATACGCCACCATCGCT contains these protein-coding regions:
- a CDS encoding GNAT family N-acetyltransferase, which encodes MSIQVVKLKRSQIDAASEVLAQAFNNDPMFSYFALEDEPARLDLINWVAKTIVRYSQRYNHIYTTQDDIKGIAVWLPPGKYPFNNLRFLLYGLYRIPPKLRFDRFRQLIALYSKIEEYHQQDLPEKHWYLGLLGVSPAYQSQGVGSLLLQPILKQADQEQLLCYLETSTERGVRFYQRQGFRVLRSGTFPETNLQYWTLKREPQEVIGN
- a CDS encoding ABC exporter membrane fusion protein, giving the protein MTLGLFSKGANRKLIGLIVVATLITGGIAYYGISQFGQRRRPQPNVTVPVVKKVTALGRIEPEGEVIRLSAPLALDGDRISQILVQEGDSVQAGQVVAILDSRDRLQDALQQALQQVKVTQARVAQVRAGAKRGEIQAQQATITRLEAELAGEIAAQNAAIARWQSEVRNANAEYNRFQQLYQQGAIAASSLDNKRLTAETAQAQLDEAQQTQSKTIESLQAQLKEARATLNQIAEVRPVDLQAAQSEVEEALTSVNRARTDLAQAYIKAPISGQILKIHSRVGEKMSDSGIADLAQTNTMLVVAEVYQTDINKVKLGQTATVTSEAINGKLQGVVSHVGLQVDRQNVFSNQPGENLDRRVVEVKIRLNPTDSQQVAGLTNLQVQTAIDL
- a CDS encoding TetR/AcrR family transcriptional regulator; the protein is MPKIVDHDQYRKELLTKCFDLFAAKGYGAVTMRQIAKELGVSTGTLYHYFPSKQALFWQLYDELNERDTASMNAVLNSTDTLEERITAIFDYIAQNEDYFFKQFLITGDFYQQQDREEILANETLKHNYELNRDFVTKALETDDPAVVNFAMCLATGIMVVRLFEGNVVEYAEQAQLLNKMLTLYLQGSALSDVNVT